In Massilistercora timonensis, the following are encoded in one genomic region:
- the truA gene encoding tRNA pseudouridine(38-40) synthase TruA gives MRNIKLTIEYDGSRYQGWSRLGKNESNNTISNKLQEVLRKMTGEFLIELYCGCRTEAGVHAYAQVVNFKTECTMDTEEIKHYLNRYLPMDIAITEVDEVPERFHAQLGVISQTYIYRMTITDVPSVFDRKHTFHCFKVPDKKAMQQAAMLLIGTHDFRNFAASKSDKSTVREIQDIDIYGDDEEMQILICADSFLHNMARMIIGTLLDIGFGSRRKEEIEEIFEGNSAASAPCDPKGLYLQEVRY, from the coding sequence ATGAGAAATATCAAACTGACCATAGAATACGACGGCAGCCGCTATCAGGGCTGGAGCCGTCTTGGAAAAAATGAATCCAACAACACCATCTCCAACAAGCTGCAGGAGGTGTTGCGGAAAATGACCGGGGAGTTCCTGATCGAACTGTACTGCGGCTGCCGGACAGAAGCCGGCGTCCACGCTTACGCCCAGGTGGTGAATTTCAAGACCGAGTGCACCATGGATACAGAGGAGATCAAGCATTACCTCAACCGCTACCTCCCCATGGATATAGCCATCACTGAAGTGGATGAGGTGCCGGAGCGGTTCCACGCCCAGCTGGGTGTGATCTCCCAGACTTACATCTACCGGATGACCATCACCGACGTACCCAGCGTCTTCGACCGCAAGCATACCTTCCACTGCTTCAAGGTGCCGGACAAGAAGGCCATGCAGCAGGCGGCCATGCTTCTTATCGGAACCCATGATTTCCGGAATTTTGCCGCCTCCAAGTCAGACAAGTCCACAGTCCGGGAGATCCAGGACATCGATATCTACGGAGACGATGAGGAAATGCAGATCCTGATCTGCGCAGACAGCTTCCTTCACAACATGGCGCGGATGATCATCGGCACCTTGCTGGATATCGGATTCGGAAGCCGCAGAAAAGAAGAGATCGAAGAGATTTTTGAGGGGAACAGCGCCGCAAGCGCACCCTGCGATCCCAAGGGATTATATTTACAGGAGGTCCGCTACTAG
- a CDS encoding GNAT family N-acetyltransferase: MMEEHGKKEEWFLEFLHKAEQLKCALRHSWTSSGRRESVAEHSWRLGLAAWLLKEEFPQIDLERLLELCLLHDLGEAVTGDVPCFEKEAVHEREEERAVKRLAEILPEEKGREFLERLSEFEKGETPEGKIARALDKMEAVIQHNEADIATWLPLEYDLQLTHGEKEAKEVPELQSFREAVRQETREKIRQEGRKEAPRKGFYVSKDRKKLSLERVVALMGQSYWAKDRSREMIRGAMEHSLCYGVYDEQDYMVGYARVITDHTTTFYLMDVIIDEAYRHQGLGTMLMDQVMEDMEGLHGVLHTSDAQEFYQRYGFGRPPEKLAAIMEKLREEKQEAR, from the coding sequence ATGATGGAAGAACACGGGAAAAAGGAAGAATGGTTCCTGGAATTTCTGCATAAGGCGGAGCAGCTGAAATGTGCGCTGCGCCACTCCTGGACCTCCTCCGGGCGGCGGGAGAGTGTGGCGGAACATTCCTGGCGGCTTGGCCTTGCGGCCTGGCTTCTGAAGGAGGAATTTCCTCAGATCGATCTGGAACGGCTGCTGGAGCTTTGCCTGCTCCACGACCTGGGGGAGGCGGTCACCGGAGACGTGCCCTGCTTTGAGAAGGAAGCGGTTCATGAAAGGGAAGAAGAAAGGGCAGTAAAGCGCCTGGCAGAGATCCTGCCGGAAGAAAAAGGCCGGGAATTCCTGGAGAGACTTTCGGAATTTGAAAAGGGAGAGACGCCTGAGGGGAAGATCGCCAGGGCCCTGGACAAGATGGAAGCGGTGATCCAGCACAATGAGGCGGATATCGCCACCTGGCTGCCCCTGGAATATGACCTGCAGCTGACCCACGGCGAGAAAGAGGCCAAAGAAGTCCCGGAGCTTCAGAGCTTCCGGGAGGCGGTGCGCCAGGAGACCCGGGAGAAGATCCGGCAAGAAGGAAGGAAAGAAGCGCCCCGGAAGGGCTTCTATGTAAGCAAAGACCGGAAGAAACTGAGTCTGGAGCGGGTGGTGGCGCTGATGGGCCAGTCTTACTGGGCCAAAGATCGTTCCCGGGAAATGATCCGGGGAGCCATGGAGCATTCTTTGTGCTACGGGGTCTATGATGAACAGGACTATATGGTGGGATACGCAAGGGTGATCACGGATCACACCACCACCTTCTATCTTATGGATGTGATCATCGATGAGGCATACCGTCATCAGGGACTGGGAACCATGCTGATGGATCAGGTGATGGAAGACATGGAAGGACTCCACGGAGTTCTGCACACCTCAGACGCCCAGGAATTCTATCAAAGATACGGTTTTGGCCGGCCGCCGGAGAAACTGGCGGCCATCATGGAAAAGCTGCGAGAAGAAAAGCAGGAGGCCCGCTAG
- a CDS encoding secondary thiamine-phosphate synthase enzyme YjbQ — MHLFEHQIATGTSQQMTKVTGMIRKDVEKSGVKDGIVVVYSPHTTAGFTINENADPDVVHDMLCGLEETFPTRRPYYQHMEGNSHAHLKTTCVGPSQTLILENGQLILGIWQDVYFCEFDGPRNRRFFVKILEG; from the coding sequence ATGCATTTATTTGAACACCAAATCGCCACGGGGACTTCCCAGCAAATGACCAAGGTGACCGGGATGATCCGCAAAGACGTGGAAAAAAGCGGCGTAAAAGACGGGATCGTGGTGGTGTATTCCCCGCACACTACAGCAGGATTTACCATCAATGAGAATGCGGACCCGGATGTGGTCCACGACATGCTCTGCGGACTGGAGGAGACCTTCCCCACCCGCAGGCCCTACTATCAGCATATGGAAGGAAATTCCCACGCCCATCTGAAGACCACCTGTGTGGGGCCTTCCCAGACCCTGATTCTGGAAAACGGACAGCTGATCTTAGGCATCTGGCAGGATGTGTATTTCTGCGAGTTCGACGGGCCCAGGAACCGCCGGTTCTTCGTGAAGATCCTGGAAGGGTAG
- a CDS encoding acyl-CoA thioesterase, giving the protein MTVTSRKVSESVVQTVHIVRPNHLNAAGRLFGGVLMQWIDEVAGVVGKRHTHKNVTTASVDNLRFLRGAYQRDVIVIIGKVTYVGNTSMEVKVDSYVEDIDGVKTPINHAFFTMVALDDNDKPTPVPRLELETKEEQEEWEKAKKRREVRMMRREEGF; this is encoded by the coding sequence ATGACAGTGACAAGCAGAAAAGTATCGGAATCAGTCGTGCAGACCGTGCATATCGTAAGGCCCAACCATCTGAACGCAGCGGGGCGTCTCTTCGGCGGCGTCCTGATGCAGTGGATCGACGAGGTGGCAGGCGTGGTGGGAAAGCGCCATACCCACAAAAACGTGACCACCGCTTCCGTGGACAATTTGCGGTTCCTGCGGGGGGCGTATCAGCGGGATGTGATCGTGATCATCGGCAAAGTGACTTATGTGGGGAATACGTCCATGGAAGTAAAGGTGGATAGTTATGTGGAAGATATCGACGGAGTGAAGACGCCCATCAACCACGCTTTTTTCACTATGGTGGCCCTGGACGACAACGATAAGCCGACCCCGGTGCCCCGGCTGGAGCTGGAGACCAAGGAGGAGCAGGAAGAGTGGGAGAAGGCGAAGAAGCGCAGAGAAGTGCGGATGATGCGCAGGGAGGAAGGATTCTAG